GAAACTGACCATTGACTGGGAAATCAACATTAATCACTATAACATTGAAAAGCTTAAAAATAAACCCTTTGAGTTTCCAACAAGGAAGATTTAAACACCTGTTCTTTGTCATTTTAGGATGTCCACTTCAAGGACAATTCCTTTTAAAAAGGATTATAAATCTCCTCAGTGCAGTTACATAATACAGAGAAGGATTTTGGTTGTCCTGTTTTCCCTCAGTGGAAGAATGGAAAGTTTCTGACAATGCTGTATGATAGCAGAGGAGGCCCTTGGGGAGGAAGATGAACTCCACAACAGACTGACAAACtgaaaagaagttgtttttctttagaaAGTGAGAACAAAGATAACTACTTTAGTccaatacatatattttttactTATAGCAGCAGAGTGCCAGACTATCTGCATTGAGATGTATTTTTCAGCTATGCATGCTCCACTTTATCTGCAAGAGTCCATTTAGTATTATACTCTCACAAGAACAGGAGATGCTTGTACTCCAATAGAATCCATGTGAAACAGTACAACAGTAGTTGTAttcatcactgtttttttgtcttgtgaCTTTTTCCTTAGTGAACcctatgtgtgtgtcacatggctGCACTGCTGTCTTGCACAATATCATAAACATGCACAGATTAGTGAATTACATGCATTGTTTGTAAAATCAAAGATCTATCAGCTACACTATGGCTAAAGCTAGCACCATATAATGCGTTGTtatgcttgttgttgttgttaaacaaaacaaaaaagttgcTCAGGAGGGAAATCTCACTGTGCACTAACTGGAAGGTTGTTGGTGCAATCCCCTGGCCCCTCCACGTGCTGATGCGCCGCTCTCTAGCCATTTTTGGGCACCATTGTGACGAGTCTCATATATCAACTTGAAACTTTACTGGTTGTCTATTTCTTCATAAATGTTAATGGTTtctaccatttttttttatttgtctctcTACTATTTCGAATATTTTATTGAATTAATTCTGTTTATCTACTCAATTGTAAACGAAATCTCTAACCCAACATATCTCCAACTAAAAGTAAATGTTGAACTGACTTTATTTTAGGTAAGTTTTTTAGGTAGGTTTAATTTTGGTATGTTTcctaatttatttaaaaaatatatcacGACTTGTAATGGTGGCACATCATTTATaccctttatgtttttttgttttcacacttgcCAACTCAATAAAATCCAAGAGTGCAGTTATGCATTCACATGGGAGAGTTTACCTGCTGTATCCTCTGCCTGAATGGTTGTTTATAGATTTAACAAATACAGCGGATTCAGATTTCTAAAAGTTAGCTGCTCAGAAAGCATCTGACTGTtgtgtgagtgctgctctgtgtatGATAGAGCATCTTAAAAGGCCTCTTAAAACTGTGAGACCCTGAACATTTTTCCAACACTCCTGTGCTTCTaagatgaaaaaataaataacgataaataaatgattatcTCACTCCCAGGAAGACACTATCCTTTCTCAGTAGGAGATGAATGTCTGACTTTTGGTAGCTTATAGACTTTTCTGTACCAACAGAGATATTTTCCTGATTTTTATTGACCCCAAAAGAATACCTGATACAGTGCCATGATATGCACTTACAATTTCATAAAGtataacacatttttataatcCTATTTACATTTCAAATATATATTCAATATACAGTGAAAAAGAAATTGATCGCTACAACAGTAAAAAGTCTATTTTTCTTTAACTAAGATAATTAAGTCTTGCCCTGTGCTGGCAGAGGGTAACAAATGGAGGAAGTAACACCAGCAAGTACAGAAAGATGTCATGAGCAATAGATGAATCAAGTAAGAATAATGAAAGCTGCCTTTGACATGATGCTCTGTCACCACCCAGTGGACATTGAAGTACAGGACAACATTGATTACAACAGATCCCAAATCTGTGGTCCCATGTTCGGAAGCCTTATACAAAACCTGATCACACATCACTTTCAATTATTTCTTATATAGCGCCAACCTTTGATTATGCTGGTAGTAATGTAGAATGTAATACAGTACATTGTATGCAAATAgacaacatactgtatatataagaATGcttatatatacattatatatatgaATACAAGGTTACATTTTACTAACTATCATTTAATCATATTAATTCCTAATGTacaatttaaattattttatttttcgtAAAACAACCTGCATGCACATCCACAATGAAACAATGTCACCATCTAGTGGGCACCATATGACAAATATGCAGTGTATTTGTAATGATTCAGTATTTTTTGAATTAGCTATTATGAGTATCTGGGGGTATCGTCTGGCATCATCTGGCATAGCCTgcacattagcattagcaacaCTCATGTTCTAATCCATTATCTCCATAGATAATATAAAATATCAAtacatgtgtaaataaaaattaaatgtgTAATGTTAAAAGGTAAAATTATTTATATGACATGGTCATGTGAGAACAGGAAGGAAGTGCCGGTCCCACTCAGACACCTGAGGGGGAATCCCTTTGCAAAGAGCCTAATCTTGTTATTGGCTTGCTTCTGGACCACCAACAAATTATAAACTGAGGCACAGACCTCATTAACCTTTCCGAGTGTCTCAAGACTTCTTTCACACCAGACAAACCCTTTCTGTGAAAGGCATGTAATTAAAGTATTATGGTACTATGCATGgctctgactgactgatgtgaaatatgcattaaaatgtcatcattgtTGATGCTAGCATGAATATTTATTCTTGCTTTTTCCATTTTATAATGATGAATATCCCATGATGCCTTTCACTAAATCCTCCCAGAGACACAAACTTTGTTATGGTGGTGCTGCTAATCTTATCCACCCTAAAGCTTGGCCTTGTATCTATTCAAGACTGCAGGTGGTTTGTCCTGGTTTTACtcttttctgacatttttaaaGATCTTatacaaaaaagcaaaatgctGACACTGTAATGAGGACACAAATAGAGAGACCCAAAGGATGTTGTTATTTTAGTGATCCTGGGATCAATATAACCAcatatattgtttatataagGTCAGTTATATGTAGGATAACTGCAAAGTAGAGCCGTCAACTGGAGAAAATCCAAAACTTAACCAGCAAATGAGGATCTGAGATTACAGAGGAGAGCTCTTCTTATTTATACAGATTCTCTTGCCAAACTCATTACCAGGTCTTATAGGTTTTGACCTGAATAGCCAAATTGATGTTAAACAGGGCCCCAGCCTTACACAAACACCACCTGGTGGCATCTTCAGTGAAGAGTGCCGAGTTAGGCAggtttgatcatttttatttttatgtttaaaatatCTTGTTTACACTGGGCCTTAATGGACGGAGAACACTGCTCAGTACTCCCTACCTGGCACCTTACTAATGCAACTAAATGGTTatcctttaatttaattcagGTTCAAACATGAATATAGTGGCTATAAaatacacatacagagacatTATTGCTTTAAATTGTCATGAAAGACGCTGTGTATTTAATTACATGTAGTTTAAATGCATGGtacagacatgatttttttGCAGCCCTCCTATCGTGTGATAATCTCGACTAACCTCCAATCACCTTTTAGAGAATTAAGTGTGGATCACACTGTTAATACAGTGTCCACTGACCAATGAGACACCAGCATGAAAGGAATCCCAAATTATACATCTGGGATTATTAAATAGACCACAGCCCTTTTTTGTACGAGCTCATCCTGATTTAGCTCACTGGTTTAATACTGCTAACACTGCAGTGTGTAAAACTTCAGCAGACCTCTGCACAGCAACTTACCTTTGCAGCTCAGTATCATTTGTGTAATGAAGGAtaatatacgtgtgtgtgtgtgtgtttgtgtgtgcgacATACATACACAGCATTGCATCTGTTTAAATGGTAAGTTTGTGTAATACAACTCAATAATTGTGACAAGAAAGCCAACACCTCTTCACCCTGCTTTCCAGTGTTTAAACATACTGGACTTCTTGCCATGCCCTTTGAGTCAGTAAACACACGTGTGTATAAtagcaaaacaaaaatatgacttCAGTACTTCAGGGCtatttaacagaaacaacaacaacaacctctcccaaaaacactttttttccttttacaatGAGCCCCTTCAAAATGAGTAACAATGAGGACACTCATGGTTTATACACATTGAGAGATCCTTTCACTGCATAAGATTTAGCCTACTAGTCTATCCACAGCAATCTAATTAAAGGAGATTGATATACCTATTCCAAATGGGCATGACCTAAAGCGTCTTAGTCTcttagcttctttttttctttattgcaACACTGAGACTGATTAAGGACAGCAATAGACTTGGAAATTTGCCAGATAGGTTCATGGACACAAAGCCAGGAGTTAGTATAAAAGCTCTAAAGCTAAACTGAACTGACCCTTCAGGAGCTAAGGCATTAGCAGCAGCTAAAGCTGCTAATAATATTTTGCAGGTGGTGTTgtaatgtatatgtatgtttttaaaGACACAGTCCAGTGTCTGTAAATGGTACTTTTATGGACACTCCCCCAGTATGACCCTGCTCTATGGCATTTCTTTACTTTTGCTTCTTTATGCAAATCAATGTTGTGAAGTAATACAGTAAACCTGTCCTCCCCATCTGGGTATAATGTTACCATATTACTTCACACTGCAGTTCACATGATTTTTAGCTCTAAAGGTAAACATATGGGAGGAAATTTATTGCAACCAAGTCTCATCCCAGTATCATGACAGTATCATCATTTTGAACATATTGTTTTGGGCACTGTGACCcaagttgtctttttttttttcaagacaGGCAGCACAAATTCCAAAGTGATCCCATTTCTATGTAAGCATGACATGACAAAAAACTGAacaatgtgttgtttgttgCAATAACATACAATGCTAAACCCTTAAAAACCATGACACATACAAAATGTGCCTAAAGTTTggtgttattgctgcacaattCCATTATAACCATCCATCAGACTTCTCTGCACTCTTGCAGTTGTCATCAGGTGCTCTTCACAAAATAACATACCCACTGGCTGCTGTTACAAGTTTGGCCTAGGCCCACATTTAGCTACAAAACTAATTGACTCAGTGAGAGGAAACACTGCCAACGTAATACCTTGGTAGCCCTGAGACCACACTTAATCAGCTACCTCCTACGCTGACAGGAGCTTTGGGATTCCACCAAGTTATAAAAAACACTTTAAGAGTATAGGCTGTCCATTTCAAGCCCATTTCAAGCCCGTCAGCTCCACCGTGGAGACGCATATCCAAAGAAAGCAGGAATATGGACTGTTGAATTACAAGGTAGCCATGGGGCAGGCACAGCAGACGGAGAACAATGAGGAGATTGATGTGAAAGCTCTTCAGGATATGTATAAAAAGTTTGTCATGGAGTGCCCGAGTGGAGTACTTTTTCTGCATGAGTTCAAGCGTTTCTTTGGCGTGGACCCGACAGGAGAAGCATCTGAATACGCGGAGAACCTGTTTCGAGCTTTTGACAAAAATGGGGTGAGAAAAAGTAAAAGTTGTTTCTTTCAGGCAGTACATCATCTAACATGTTGAGTTGTAACTCATTGTTTTTACTTTGAATCCATCTTTTAGGACAATACAATAGATTTCCTTGAGTTTGTGGCAGCATTGAATTTGGTTTTTCGAGGAGATCTTGAGCACAAACTGCGATGGTCGTTCAAGGTGTACGACAAAGACAGCAATGGCTATGTGGACAGGAATGAACTTCGGTCAATAATTGATGTAAGTCCAACAGGGCAACTTGTTTACTAAAATTTGTGGATTGTTATTTTAACTATTAATGCATAAATCTGCATCTTTTGTGatcatacacaaaataaaagagcaTATAAAGGTTTAGGATGTGTAAGCTGTTGAATAAGCACCACTACAATAGTGTAAAAGTGTAATATTAATCAATATTCTGTGCCAATTAAAATTAACGTTAACATTTCTTGATTATGTTTTCCTTTAGAGCATCTATCGGATTAAGAAAGGAACAAAGAGTGAGATGAGTGACTCACACCTGACAGTCGATGAGGTTGTGGATCGAATATTGGAAGCTGTCGACAGTGATGGAGATGGTGAGCCTTCAAAattctgtaacacacacacacacacacacacacacacacacacacacacacacacacacacacacaaataatcagTCACAATTTCTTTCTGTTCCACAGGTCATATCAGCATGGAGGAATTCATCAGAGGAGCACAGCAGGACCAGTGGGTGCTAAACATGTTGAAGCTGGACATGAACCCTGCTGGGTGGGTTTTAGAGCACAGGAGACGGAGCGCACACTTCTGAAGCACCTTTGCCTTTTCctgtgtggacaaaaaaaaacatggctagCGCACACGTCTTCTAATGCATTAATCAAGAGCTTTGTCGCTTTGTCAGCACACTGGATGCAGTTTCCTCTTCACAGACTGAAGCTCTGCTTTGCCATTTTTTTGAGTTTATTGTAAAGCAACGATAGCACACAAAAACTTGATCCTATTGAAAAAGATGTATATAATCATAGCATTTATAATTGTATCTATATTTAATGTTCTATCTGTTAATACATTATATTGTACTACTTCTCAAGCAACTATTTCTTCTAATTTTAATTGCATAATACTGTATATTTCTTGCTATATCAGAGCCTTCTTGTGTTAACATGTAAATACTGAATCATAATGCTTTTGAATTGCTGTTTTTGTACTGTTTTTGTACTGTCGATAACGATAATAAACTTTATTTGTCTAGCACTTTTCGAAACAGAAGTTACAAAGTGCTTCGCAACCATAAAACCAGTACAAATGAAACATCAATATATCAAACAGGGTCCAAGTAATACATGTTAAATAAAATCAGAGAATGCTTTccaaaaaatatacattttaaggCGTGACTTAAAAGAACACAATGAATCGGCTGACCTGACTGACTCGGGGAGCTCATTCCAAAGCTTTGAAAGGCAGACTGAAAATGTTTTGTCCCCCTTAGTTTTCACTCTGGTGACAGGAATTGTTAAAAGATCTCTGGCAGAGTATTGGAGGGAAGCAAGGTGGAGAGTATGGTGTAAAAAGGTCAACAATATAGGTAACCTAAAATGTACAGGTACTAAAATGAAGGGAAGCTAAAACAGGTGTGGTATGGTCATATTTTTTGTCTAGTTGAAAGCGTAGCAGCAGAGTTCTGGACAAACTGTAGTTTATCCAAAGAGTTCTGACTGAGACGGGTAAATAGGCTGTTACAGTTGTCCAGCCGTGAGGATAAAAAAGCATGTAAATAAATCTCAGTGTCACTAAGAGACATAAAAGGCCTAATCTTGGCATAATTTCTAAGATGattaaaaaacatgacatgttttgttgtaTGCTGTTCAAAGTTTAAATAACTGTCAAACAAAATCCCCAGGTTTCTATTCGCAGGTTTTACATAATCCGCTGGTGGCCCTGCAGGTGGCAGAAGCTGTTTAGCCATCTGCTCCTACTCAATAATTAAGATTAGCAGATTTCAGCTAAATAAAGTTTTCAGACATCCAGCTCTTAACAGCAAAGATACAAGCACTCAGGCTTTCGGGGTTAGTGGCCTGATGAATGGGCAGGTACAGATAGGTGTCAACTGCGAAAAAATGAAAggaattattaaaaataatctaCTATTATATTCCCTGAGGGGAAGCACATGCAAAGAATATTAAAATTAGACCCAGAACAGACCCCTGTGGCCCACCATATTTAACTGTGGAAAAAGATTTGTGATTCAACACAAACTCTTCTGTTTGTAAGATCAGATGAAAACCAATCAACAGCTGTCCCTGTGGCCCCACCCAATTTTTCAATCTATCTAAACGGATACTATGGTCAACTGTATTAAATGCAGCACTGAAGTCTAGAAGCACCAAGACACAGCACAAGCCAGTATCAGCTGCCAGAAGCAGGTCGTTGGTCATCTTAGTAAGGCTGATTCTGTGCTATAAACCCGACTGATCTGAAACGACCCAGTTTGCCTCCAGAACTGATACAGCTGTGTTGATACCATTGTTTACTACATTTTTAGAAATGAATGGTAACGACACTAGGATATATTTTATCAATATTATACCTGTTAAATTAATGTAAGGTAAGGTAAAGTAATATTTTTGCATGTTGCTTACTCCATTCATTATCGTCACTATAGGCCCCTTTGATTTAGGGCAGGACTGGTCTTTGTGTGGGGAAAAATGTCACACTGTGTAGCACACAGTAGAGCTCACTGACTCCATCTAGAGGCAAATTTGCCATTAACAATCAAAAGGCCTTTGAATTCTTTTGTTTAAACCGGGTTCCACTTCTGCTAATAAATCTGTATAGTCTTTGATTAGATTTTAAATTACACTTATTTAAAATTACACTTATTTTGTAGTCACAGTTTGAATGAGTGATTATAAGgtcctttttttacaaaatcttTTTTAACACATCCCAAAGCACTGACACATCCCAAAGCACATGTTTAAATGGTAAAACTAATGAGTAATTTAGATGAATTCCATTATCTAaatgaaagagacaaagagGTCATATTGACCACAGCACAAAAGAATTGAAGCAAAGTATATATTAACTACTCTATAGTAATCGGACGGCTACCATTTAAAGGCATTTATGCTGTATATACAAACAGAGTAAGGACATTTAATTCCTATTATGAGTTATCATTTCAGGAAGTAATAGCTCAAAATGTATTAGTGACCCCGGGTCAAAGGTTTAAGATGGGATCAGGCATGGATTACTGCTTTAAACTTAGCTTCTAGTACCCTCTTTGCCTAAAAATAACCTCATTGGTTGGGGTCAAGCATCACAAGAGTTACAGTCAGTTAATACACTCAGCTTAGGTCGAGACCTTTAGGAAGAACCATGACGTGGACACACAGCTACCTCTTACAGGAAGCCTTAAAGCTATAACTTCACTAAGAGATCTGTGTTATTCATACAAAACAATAAATTCATAATTTTGC
This portion of the Parambassis ranga chromosome 3, fParRan2.1, whole genome shotgun sequence genome encodes:
- the LOC114433475 gene encoding guanylyl cyclase-activating protein 2-like, whose translation is MGQAQQTENNEEIDVKALQDMYKKFVMECPSGVLFLHEFKRFFGVDPTGEASEYAENLFRAFDKNGDNTIDFLEFVAALNLVFRGDLEHKLRWSFKVYDKDSNGYVDRNELRSIIDSIYRIKKGTKSEMSDSHLTVDEVVDRILEAVDSDGDGHISMEEFIRGAQQDQWVLNMLKLDMNPAGWVLEHRRRSAHF